Within the Naumovozyma castellii chromosome 1, complete genome genome, the region GGCAGTATTTTACAGATATTCACCCAAAAATCATCTCTCTTACGACCTGTCGCCCATATTCTCTCTTTGGTTTGCTGTAATGTGAAGTTTTTAATTTGTCTATATTGTTCAATGAACTGGTCTAAAGCAGCttcttcattctcatcAAAGACTTTCCCTCCTGTTATATTAGATGGAACACTCTTTGATGCCTTTGTAGCTGCCGAGGCAATTAATTCGTTATTACGTGCCTCCATAGCCCTGGAATCTAGTTTATTCTCAGCAGAAGATTGATCTGTGATAGCTGATGCATCATTATCAGTTCTTTGCAATTCAGAATATTGTTTGTTCTGTTCTACCTGAGTTACTGCAGGAGATTCTATTccttcatcctcttctttgtttgattcattatcagaagactcttcttcttcatcatcttcttcttcctcatcttcttccGCTTCAGATTTTTCAGTATGTTTCACCAGTTCACCATCCGTGTTTAAATATTGCTGGAAGTCAgtattttgaatatgagAATCTGAATCCATATTTCCATCATCATGAATATGTGAGTTATCCAGTGTAGCCAATTCAGGATCTACTGCCAATTGcaatttttccttcttactTTTATCCttagatttctttttcttagaCCTCTTGTCCTTTGATTTATGTTTCTTTTTAATATGCTGTTCTTCTCGGGATCCCTCAGCAACACTCTCATCATGAGATCTCTTTTCTGTCTTGATGTCAGAATTTGCATAAGCTGCAGCAACAGCCGCCATAGCTACTGAATCAGGTTCACGACTCTCTGATTCTTGGAACTGTTGTGACCCATCTATCTCGTTATGTTCCATAAACCAATTCATTGATTCCCCACCTTCTGAATGTTTCTTAgtctttgatttcttcttcttcttcttatttttgTCAACATCATCACTCCCAATATACTTGAAGACAGCTTCTTCTACGGATTCATCAGAATGCCTACTATGTTTACTCATATTTATTCCACTCAATCAGTCAAATAACAAAACACCCTTAAAGTCAACTTGaaatatcaatatattAACGACTGAGACAATAATATGCTTTACCTTAGTGATGACCTGAATCAGGGTAATTAAAGCTTATAAGGgttatttgtttattagGTGAGACCTTGTTGATGTTTTGCTAGTTGTTGATCTTTCTCACTTTTATCTTCGTCAGGGTGATAagtttttcctttcttttgAGTGTTATGTCTGTCGCGCGTCAGCGTCAGCAATTATTTTAATGTAATTTAATAGAAGGAAATTAGTCTATATGGTTACAAAATAAATCTAATTTATAcaggtggtggtggagCATGTGCTTGGTATAATCTGTCCGATGAACTCTGatataatgataataattgaGCGTAGTTGCTGGGTTCGTAAGGAATAAAGTCCTTATATGAATCTGAAAGTCTTTGGAAAAATCTTTGGGCTATACCGACAAATTCGGCCATACAATCCAATGATTCCCCCATTATGGAAAGATTCTTACCTGATTTGGACAGTGGCCGACCACCATCCATGACAGAGGCCATAGTGGCAGTGTTGAAGTATTTCATGGCACTGAAACATGATCTTTCACAGCTGGGTAGATACATGGGTGGGATATTGACAGACAGAACTAGCAGCTcctttattatttcaattgtAGTTATTAGAGAGGCACTAGCAACAAATGTTTTATCACCAACCACTACTGATTTCCTGTGACCTGGTGGGTTCCCATCCGTTGCGActccattttcttcaaaatcagtCTCAGTTTCCTGGGTTAAATCTAGCACGGCTGTCCAATTTATTGGATCTAAATCTATGCTTGATACAATATCATTAACATCTCTCTGCACTGATGATTCGACTATAAATGGTgtccatttttcaatttcaattttcttttgtatCGTTCTTATGTTCCTTGATTCACCTCCTGAAATATAATTCTTTAGTTGTGCAGCTAATACATCACTTAAATATTTGGTTAAAAATTCCCCACTTAATGTTTCACATTCCTGAATAAATAACACACAAATGGAATAgagtttcaaaaaatgatcTGCTCTTAGAGTAGACGTCATTTCTCTTCTAACAGCGATGATCTTACCCATTCTTAATTGGATAATTCTAATTGCTTCATTAATACCACCACGGATATCTAGTTGTGTGATCATATTATGCTGATTTTCAGAAGAACTATCAATTGATGCAATTTCACTTAACGATATATCCAGTAAAAGTTTTTGATGGCCATAAAGTCTCCTCAACGCTTCACTAGTCTGtgtaaatatattcatgATCATATCTTGAAATTCCATAGGGGTTTGTTCCTTAATTAACCTTGATAGTTTAGATCCACTACTTGATGGTTTTTGGTTTTGTACCAAATCTTGAGATGATTCTGTAGCGGGTAGATGATGCGGTTCATGTGGCAAATAGTTTTTAATAATAGATTTGAGTTCtacaataaatttatcttGATACAGTTTAAAAGAACTAGCCAACTCTTCACATCGATTTAGTTCATGTATTAGGGtctttattgaattttgaaatttctcttCGAATTTTAAAGAACTTTTGTCTGATGTTCCACACTGTAACCTTACTATGGTCTGCTGTGTATTCTTGTTTTTGCAGAAATCTCTCAAGTCACTGAGTAAATCATCTGCTAGTTGTATAGAATATTTGCCCCCgatttcaattttcatGTTCGTTAAAAATTCTCGAGTCTCAGATAACGCCGGTAATGTTTTAAGATGGACAAGTTTATATGGCCAATTACTTGTCCATTCCTGAACTGTTGAGTCCATTGAATCATCACCCTTGATTAGataatcaattgattttaTCATGTTTAAacattcattaaatttttcatcctCGTACACTTTCCTACATTCAGTTGtcttattcaaaataagcTTCACTTGTAATAAACCTTGCTCTAGTTTCtcaatatttttccttttgaaaAGTAGCTGGATATTATCAAGTTTCTTCTGTATTTTTTCCTTGTCTGTGAATTCTAAAAGTTTCACTAATTCATCTAGTTCAGAAACCGTATGACTTGCTCTTTCTTGTATTTCATCCACTTCGCTTAACGCATGGAAGAATTTGTgagaagattttgaaatttctgTAACAAGTAGATTCTCGACGGCATCTAAATAGTCACTCAATTTATCTCTTAGTTCCAAATTGGCTTCATCCCTCTTCTTTTGGTCATCAGTCGTTAATGAGGTTAATCTAAGATCAATGTCCCCTAAAACACGATGAAAAGTTCGCTGATTATCCAGTTGAAACTGCTTCTCAAAAAAGAAGTCCGGCACttgatttatttcttttatatCGTTGTCATTTCTATAACTCTCATCACTATCAGAATTTTCTGGAACATCAACGGATGTCGTAGAATCGCCAGTGTGACTATAACTTTTCATCCTCTTTAATTGTTCCAGACGATTCATATTTCTCAGATTATTAgcattttgaaatatttcgTACTCgttcttaatattttcaacgTAGTTCCCAATAtctttcttccaattggtatctatttcatttttactTAAGGTGACTGGGGGTATATCTAGAGTAGTGGGATAACTCAACCAGTTCTTCCTTCTTGTATTCATAACAACTTCAAAGATCGCATTGTTCCCCAAAGGTGAATAATCCATAGATCCACTATGTCCACCTCTATCAAAACTAAATGAGGAGATATAATTGTTTCTACCAACCCTTGAAGATTCAAAACTTTTCC harbors:
- the VPS54 gene encoding Vps54p (ancestral locus Anc_3.257), with protein sequence MSNEEKRQNSQHSLSKGPTNMEPPKIVLPNNPIKSTQILDDDSGSLNDDLLSVHESATALRRPSMDSMSIRKSFESSRVGRNNYISSFSFDRGGHSGSMDYSPLGNNAIFEVVMNTRRKNWLSYPTTLDIPPVTLSKNEIDTNWKKDIGNYVENIKNEYEIFQNANNLRNMNRLEQLKRMKSYSHTGDSTTSVDVPENSDSDESYRNDNDIKEINQVPDFFFEKQFQLDNQRTFHRVLGDIDLRLTSLTTDDQKKRDEANLELRDKLSDYLDAVENLLVTEISKSSHKFFHALSEVDEIQERASHTVSELDELVKLLEFTDKEKIQKKLDNIQLLFKRKNIEKLEQGLLQVKLILNKTTECRKVYEDEKFNECLNMIKSIDYLIKGDDSMDSTVQEWTSNWPYKLVHLKTLPALSETREFLTNMKIEIGGKYSIQLADDLLSDLRDFCKNKNTQQTIVRLQCGTSDKSSLKFEEKFQNSIKTLIHELNRCEELASSFKLYQDKFIVELKSIIKNYLPHEPHHLPATESSQDLVQNQKPSSSGSKLSRLIKEQTPMEFQDMIMNIFTQTSEALRRLYGHQKLLLDISLSEIASIDSSSENQHNMITQLDIRGGINEAIRIIQLRMGKIIAVRREMTSTLRADHFLKLYSICVLFIQECETLSGEFLTKYLSDVLAAQLKNYISGGESRNIRTIQKKIEIEKWTPFIVESSVQRDVNDIVSSIDLDPINWTAVLDLTQETETDFEENGVATDGNPPGHRKSVVVGDKTFVASASLITTIEIIKELLVLSVNIPPMYLPSCERSCFSAMKYFNTATMASVMDGGRPLSKSGKNLSIMGESLDCMAEFVGIAQRFFQRLSDSYKDFIPYEPSNYAQLLSLYQSSSDRLYQAHAPPPPV
- the NSI1 gene encoding Nsi1p (ancestral locus Anc_3.256) — protein: MSKHSRHSDESVEEAVFKYIGSDDVDKNKKKKKKSKTKKHSEGGESMNWFMEHNEIDGSQQFQESESREPDSVAMAAVAAAYANSDIKTEKRSHDESVAEGSREEQHIKKKHKSKDKRSKKKKSKDKSKKEKLQLAVDPELATLDNSHIHDDGNMDSDSHIQNTDFQQYLNTDGELVKHTEKSEAEEDEEEEDDEEEESSDNESNKEEDEGIESPAVTQVEQNKQYSELQRTDNDASAITDQSSAENKLDSRAMEARNNELIASAATKASKSVPSNITGGKVFDENEEAALDQFIEQYRQIKNFTLQQTKERIWATGRKRDDFWVNICKILPYRSRSSIYKHVRRRYHIFEQRGKWTPEEDEALAKLCIQKEGQWADVGRALGRMPEDCRDRWRNYIKCGSNRTANRWSAEEEIQLKKVIAEMLEEAQEFQVKRERGEIDSDTADIPLKGRGAQGRKLPNKPSFRDIINWTVVSERMGGTRSRIQCRYKWTKLVRKQAQTNIQNMSVEDKRWILEKLRDLGFTEDSQVDWDELATIKPDSKWNGLELKLCYEKMRSLIKQHKEKKVNEIATELIKILDNSLF